Part of the Xiphophorus couchianus chromosome 8, X_couchianus-1.0, whole genome shotgun sequence genome is shown below.
GAACCAAAATAATGCCACACCTGTACAGAGACAAAACAGAACTGGACTTTTACCTGACATAAACCACATGAGTTCAAAGTCAAGTCTGAATGCTGGGAAATCTGCTCTCCTCCCATTCAGTGATGTTCAGGTtctgagctttaaaaacaattggAAACATCAGCAATTTAGTCCACTAACAGTGGTAATAGTACTTCTGCTGTTAATTGAGTAAATTCGCcatcttaaattttaaaaattgctgcTCTTTATAACAAATTAAACTGTGTAAACTTGTTATTCTGAAGCAACAATCATTAGTTTAATAtattaattatgttattttctaaACTAATATAAACTAAAACGGATGTATGGAACATTCAGCATTCAGTCTAAAGAAGCTCAGCTCTTCTCAGCTCTGagacattttctgaataaatccCAGTCAGTGGAATCTGCAGACCTGCTCAGATCCAAACATCCCATTTTTCAGGAGTCACTGGTTTCATCTGTGTCATTGTTCCAGCTGCTGAGGTCAGAATCCAGCTGTGAAACCTGGAGGTTGAATGTTCAGGTTCTCTCCTCCCAAACATCCCCCCTCCCTCCAGCTGTGGAGAACAGCTGGAAAACAGCTGCATGTGTAAATAATGAGTCTGGAACAAGCTGCCACCTCTCTGCTGCTTGATCTGACTCTGACTTTAAATTCAGGTTGATGATTGAAATGAAATCAGGGTTTCAACCTGGATCAGCAGAATCTCCTCAGCTGATCCTGGTTTTAAACAGAGACTGTCCTCACTCTGCTCACCACACTAACATAATGATCAATGATTATATAGGAGCTTTAGGAATAATCTACATTAGAACAATGTGTGGTTTTAGCTGCAGTACTGTGGTGATGTTAAGGACTACAGTTTAgattgtttaatgttttgttcataTTCTGACTGTATTTATAGTCAGACCAGTTACTGCAGCAGGAATCAACCAGCTGCTTTTTTCTCTGGACTCATTTCTCCTCAAATTATGTTGCATAAATAACAACCATGAAaacacaagattaaaaaaacttaagaacataataaaatattagcacaaagaaaaacaatcaagtgGTAGCAGAATTATCATCAATAAccatcatgaaacattttcatcagaacttctctccttcctcatgAAGATTTTATCAACCTGCCTCTGATTTTACAGCAAAccttctgctgctctgaaagaagaaactaCAAACCAGGTGAGCTGTCACATAATCAGTTATTCAACATTTATAACACCTTGACTTTGAACTCTGAGTTGTTCAGGTCATTTAAAAGTCCAGTTCTTCTGTGTCTCTGTTCAGGTGTGGCACAATTCTGGTTCTGTGATTCGGTTGGGTCTCAATGTGTTGTTCTTCTTTAACTCTTTGGGtcatttgaacaaactgtaagttTGCTTCTTTTCCTACTTCTATTTTGTCTACAGgacttttcatgtttgtttttgctctctgaTGTTAACTTCTGATTTCAGCTCAAAGTTTCATCTCTCTTCTGTTTGAAGGTTAATCTACaggattaataaattattgatgaactaaaatcaaatacgacaaacagctgatgtttctttcttttcgtCTCTGGACAAACTgcttcataattttatttcatggtaTCAAACTCTGGTCTCCACCATTGAagttagaaacaacaatttcttgttgcttacatttaaaatgaaatattatttttaatgtttagtcTTAGTCTTTGATTCAGCCTGAttattaaatatctaatgtttgaTGGAACATATAATCCACTTATAgagtttattaataattaactaaaatacTTCTTGTTGTTCAggttgaatcagtgaatgtaaatgttgctccatgtctccatctagtggactgatagtagaagtgcagcagctgatggcagcttcctctgcctctctgctgtctgactgcattcacctgacactgatatgaagcagagaagaagagccaatcagaggaggagcagctgatctttttccagctctaatgatgtaaaggatgatcagagttgatgtgcagatgaatgatgtgtgtttcctctgcaggtgaaggtagaaagtgtgtgtgagctgatgtgaattcagcagcatggatcagtgtgaggacagagaggagggagtccctccctctaaaaccactctgtgtggggaagatgagagccagagcaaaggtcagaggtgaggtcaccatctctaactgtccacagcccttttcacacagcgttcactatatcaggccagaacagacgtggtgatgaagctgctgctgctcctctttgctgcttcatccagactgaacagattaacttttaatcatcatgtttctgtcaggttacatcagagactcaaaccagaaccagaaccagaaccagaacccagctgTGTGTCCTTTAAGAGCGACAGGTCAAAGGAAGATTtcattgactttaaatctcctggatctccaccatcagagaggtgagctgTTTCTAACTACTGTAACTGTTCTGTTTATATCTGTTATTATGACCATCCAATATTAatttaacacacaaacacaaaaggcAGAAGTGAGTTTAATTTCTAGATTGACATCTGGATTGTtctctaaatctaaatttaatttattttccagacaaagtaatgctgaaagaaaaaggCTTTTATGAATTAATTTCATGATTCCAGTTTCATTTCTGTGGTTCAAACATCATCCAACGTAGTGAATTATTAACAATTTCCAcagttaatctaaaaaaaatatctcatgTGGATATCTTTCAGAACCAGACGGTCTCTAACGGAccatctggttctgatcagatCCTCCTTGGATGGTCAGAGTGGAAATGATTCCTGGTTCTTCTCCATGTCAGAGCTCAACACTAACATCACCAAACTTCTCTCAGTCATTTCAAACCAccatgtttgtttcagaaacaGATTTTACTGCTCTTTAAACAAGGCTGGACATTATTCAGGAGGATCAATGACATGACATGTTTTTGAAACATgtcatgtattatttttacctgttaAATTATAATCATGTTAACATGAGCTATTCAGCCGCATGATTTAGTTAATATTCACTTAGTTGAACCGTGAATCCAGATCCAATCACACATATAGCAGATGAACTTCTaactttttctcctcagtgagaaaaaccactgactgtggcctcaataacttacaataaattaaatcaaacgaCTGCACTGAAAATACCAGAACTTCAGCTGCTGGGTCTGAACATACAGCCTCACAAATTCCTCCTGGTcgcatctgcagagaaatctaCACAAGTTCATCAGTCATTTGGATCTGTCTGCAGGGGCGtcaccaggaatcttgggccccatgacaaaaaattagattgggccccccatgcagctgctgttacaattttttgagtctatttgacccataaaaagcgtcacaatattaaaggcttgtaactgccttgctttctttggtccaaaactgatactagcacaatatttactgctcatgaattttacatgcaacaatctgcaagtaggttgcttaaattttttctattaattttagattattgaaatgtctctccccatgAACAACAGTCAcagacaacatgcaaaatatacattccagacttctcaaaaaaatgctgtgtagttgcattttattcaaggtgCAATATATaagtttaatcaaaaatatgttttctccatatttgttaaagctgtcaccatgtcgtgacagtttgctatgaaacagataaaatgtgaaTGGGAAAAGACAggggaaatagatttttcacagattatctttcataccatactgtcacaacataatgacagttttaacaaatatgtaaaaatatatattttttaaagtctcatactgcacctttaatttcacttaggagaggGCAGGTCAGGAGGAACGTGGGTTAGAGCTGCTACTGATTGACTCATCTGTTaagtagatagatagatagatagatagatagatagatagatagatagatagatagatagatagatagatagatagatagcatttattgtcattgaacagaattcaacgaaatttttATTGCAACTCCCgtgcaaaaagtcaaatatatacaataaataaaataaacaaacacacaataataataaaatgtacaggtaccagttaaatatatgaatatgttggtaatttttttcctttattcattaaatgctagtgaaatggaggcaaacagtctgtagctaagctaattatGCTAAATGGGTGATAATCTctcacagtctacccacctctctgagaaaaactgggttacaaaatgacacttttacctttttctctctccctctctgtttttttttttttgaaaacctgattttataatttttattggCAGCACAGTAACTGCCACAGTCACTCTTGTcttccactgtctgctgctgaaaacTGTCAAGAGTGCTAAGCAGGaatgaaccatttcatgcagatccaggggggttCAGGGAAAatgtggatgtgtgtttttaggTCTGGGAgtggtaacatttaatttttactgctaaaaactatttcagaaaacacaacataattaattttatagtTGATGGGgccccatttttttatttatatgaacaaaaaaattataattattgttGGGGGGGCCCCCCTGTTGGCcaggggcccttggaattgtcctaACTTTTAGGACAATTCCACGTCCTAACATACAAGAATACGTGATTTATAATCATTAGTAAATCAAAATGCAAGATTACTTATATCTCTCAGGCCCTTATGATCTGTTTTCGGCATTTACTGGAGAGATCTCACCCCTCTATACCAGTTTTCACAATTTTCAAACAATTACATGTACTTAACCAGTGACTTGGGGTTATTTCATTACATGAGTTTAAAGgtgcagcattttctttttaaatatataattggATTCAAAATATCTCATTTGAGCTTCAGACAACATTGCAGAGCTGAACAAATTAATGACGAGTTTAGAAACTCTCTGGTCTGAATGCTTCACTATACCTACACTGTGTGCACAATTATTAGgcaagttttagttttgatcaTATCATTTTTATGCACATATTTCAACTCCTAGCAGTAAACATGGAATGCTTATTGAATATCAGCTAATGTGTATTTGTTTAATGAGGAAGGATGGGGCCTAAGGAGATCAACACCCTatatcagtgtttctcaattctggTCCTAAGTTCCCCCCTGCCTTGCATGTTTTGGGCATTttccccttctgccacacacctggattgaatctatgggtgattAACAGCCTTCTATGGTATTTGATGGCTTAAGAAGATGCCATGCAATCAtctgaatcagctgttctgaaataTACTGAAACATGCAGAGTAGAGGGGTCTGacgactggaattgagaagcactgcccTATATCAAGGTGTGCATAATTGTTAGAAAGCTTCTTTTCTTCAAGCAAAATGGgccaaaaaatagatttaagttactctgaaaagtccaaaattGTAAAAGTCTTTCAGAAGAATGCAGCACTCTTGAAATTGCTAAGATATTGGGGCATTATCACATCAAATGTATTGCTCCAAATAGTAAACAGGGTCGCAAGAaacatgttgagaaaaaaaagatgtaaattaaCTGccaaaaatttgagaaaaatcaaaCGTGAAGCTACCAGGAAGCCATTATCTTCCTGAAGCCATCATATTCGAGACCTCCAACCTTGAGCACCCAGAAGTACAAGATGTTCAGAACTCAGCGACATAGCCAAGGTAGGGAAGGTTGAAATCAGACCACTACTGAACAAGACACATAAGTTGAAACATCAAGACGGGCCTATAACATATCTGAAGTCatatttttcaaaggttttatggACTGATGAGATGAGAGTGACTCTTGATGGCCCAGACAGATGGATGGGCCAGTGGCGGGATCAGTATTCAGATATCACTTCATGGACCTTTAACTTCTAATTGTCTCTGTGTGGACAGATGCAATGTGAACTCATTGGCTTCCACCGATCTACAGGATCCATTTTAAATCCTCTCTATAACATCCAAGAGAGGATCCCACATGGACACACGCCCACATATCTCAGACCTCCTCCATGTTCACATCACCTCAGATCTAGTCATCAGAACTTGATGGATGTCCCACACTGTCCTGAAGACCTGTGTGGAAAGAGCCTTCACTTCCACTGTTCCCAAGCTCTGGGAAACTGTCTCCACCAGCATCAGATCTGCTGAAAGTGTGGAATGTTTGAAGCCAAAGTTCAGcaccaacattttaaaatgtctactGGGTGATTCTGGTGTTGCTGGTCTTCATCATTGTAGTTCATCTTCATCTTTCTAaattctttgtattttgttcatgtgatgCTCTGTTCTTCTGCTTTAAGTAGTCTTATTGCAAAACTGTTATTGTTATTTCCTCTGTGAATACTGTTGGATGAATATTTCCTAACTGTCTTATTGTTCCTGGTTCCTCCACAGAGTGGACCAGCAGAGCTCAGAGTTTGCCAGTGGTCCGTCTGCCCAGCAACATCAAACAAAGCTGGATTCCATATTTATGGTCTGTACATGTAGAAGAACTACTTTTCCATGGGTCCTGTTAACAGTCACCTCCATGCTGCATTTGTAGACCAGAGGACTGTCAGTCTGTTCAACATCCATCTGGTGTTTGGCTCCATGATGTCAGTCTTTTACCTTAATCTATTATTATGTTCCAGCTACTGGAGAACAACATTGTCACTTTTGTGAAGAACGAGctgaagaaaatccagaaggtTCTGAATCCagattacccagaatgctcagAGAGTCAGAGAGAAGATGATGAGGTGTTGGAAGGTGATGATGAAGAACAGACAAGGATCAGCAGAGAGGCAGTGATGAAGATCacactgaacttcctgaggaggatgaagaaggAGGAGCTGGCTGACTGTCTGCAGATCAGTAAGAGGATTTCTACAAAGATTTAACCTGATGGATAAATCACACATTTACTGATGTATGAAGAGATGGAATCACATTTATTCAAACCTCTTCAGAAtatgattttgatttgtttgtgatgtctgtttttttaacgtaGAACATCTTGCTGCAGTTTGTCACCATCAACTTAAATCTGCTCTGAAGAAGAAATTCCAGTCTGTGTTTGAGGGGATTGCTAAAGCAGGAAGTCCAACCCTTCTGAACCAGATCTACACAGAACTCTACATCACAGAGGGAGGGACTGGAGGGGTCAATGATGAACATGAATTCAGACAGATTGAAACAGCATCcaggaaaacacacagaccAGAAACAACAATCAGACAAGAAGACATCTTTAAAGTCCCACCTGGAAgagatcaaccaatcagaacagtGATGACAAAGGGAGTGGCTGGCATTGGGAAAACAGTCTTAACACAGAAGTTCACTCTGGACTGGGCTGAAGGCAAAGCCCACCAGAACATCCAGTTCATATTTCCATTCACTTTCAGAGAGCTGAAtgtgctgaaagagaaaaagttcagtttggtGGAACTTGTTCATCATTTCTTTAgtgaaaccaaagaaatctgcAGTTTTGAACACTTCCAAGTTCTTTTCATCTTTGATGGCCTGGATGAGAGTCGACTTCCTCTGGACTTCCACAACAAGGAGATCCTGACTGATGCTACAGAGTCCACCTCAGTGGATGTTCTGCTGACAAACCTCATCAGGGGGAAACTGCTTCCCTCAGCTCTCCTCTGGATAACCACacgacctgcagcagccaatcaaaTCCCTCCTCAGTGTGTTGGCATGGtgacagaggtcagagggttCAATGACCCACAGAAGGAGGAGTACTTCAGGAAGAGATTCAGGGATGAGGAGCAGGCCAGCAGGATCATCTCCCACATGAAGACATCACGAAGCCTCCACATCATGTGCCACATCCCAGTtttctgctggatcactgctacAGTTCTGGAGGATGTGTTGGAGaccagagagggaggagagctgCCCAGCACCTTGACTGAGATGTACATCTTCTTCCTGGTGGTTCAGACCAAAGTGATGAAGGTCAAGTATGATGAAGGAGCTGAAACAGATCCACACTGGAGCCcagagagcaggaagatgattgagtctctgggaaaactggcttttgatcaactgcagaaaggaaacctgATCTTCTATGAATCAGACCTGACAGAGTGTGGCATCGATATCAGAGCAGCCTCAGTGTACTCAGGAGTGTTCACAGAGATCTTTAAAGAGGAGAGAGGGCTGTACCAGGACAAGGTGTTCTGCTTCATCCATCTGAGTgttcaggagtttctggctgctcttCATGTTCATCTGACTTTCATCAACTCTGGTGTCAACCTGATGGAAGAAAATACACCATCATATTTCTCTACATTTAACAGATCAAATATAAATTATCTCCATCAGAGAGCAGTTAACCAGGCCTTACAGAGTCCAAATGGACACCTGGACTTGTTCCTCCGGTTCCTCCTGGGAGTTTCATTGCAGTCCAATCAGAGACTCCTAAAAGGTCTGCTGACACAGACAGGAAATCGTTCACAGACCAATCAGGAAACAGTTCAATATATCAAGGAGAAGATAAGAGAGAATGGATTtgcagagaaaagcatcaatctgttccactgtctgaatgaactgaatgaTCGTTCTCTAGTTGAGTCTCTGAGTTCAGGAAGTCTCTCCACAGATAAACTGTCTCCTGCTCAGTGGTCAGCTCTGGGTTTCATCTTATTGTCATCAGGAAAAGATCTGGATGTGTTTGACCTGAAGAAATACTCTGCTTCAGAGGAGGTTCTTCTGAGGCTGCTGCCAGTGGTTAAAGCCTCCAACAAAGCTCTGTAAGGTCACAGATTGTTACTGCATTTATATTTGATAGATAGAAATCTGCTAATTATGAGGTAAATACTCATGTTTCAGTTTATATATTGCTGCATTGTCTCTTTAAAGTGTCCCATTGGGGTGGATGCGCAAAAAAGTAACAAACTTAGTTCAGAAGCTGAGCATAATTTTACATATTCAAGCAGCAAAACTCCTCCACTTTATGTTAAAATTGAAATTGGATTAATATAGTTAATTGTGGAATTTTATAATTCTCTTTCCAACCTCCTTGTTACCTGTAGTTCTGTCCTTTAAGGCTGGAGGTCCAACTGTAGAATGAACCAGTTCACAACAAATACAAAGTTCGTGTATAATAATATAGTTCCTTCTCTGTCCAATAAAAACATCGCTGATTTGATAGAACATAAATTTTGAGGAATTGTTTCATAACAGACTTTTCTCTGTCTCCTCAGACTGAGTGACTGtaacctctcagagagaagctgtgaagctctgtcctcagttctcagctcccagtcctcaagtctcagagaactggacctgagtaacaacaacctgcaggattcaggagtgaagcttctctctgctggactgaaaAGTAGAAACTGCAACCTGGAAACTCTCAGGTAAAATGTTCTCAATCCTAGTGATTTCTATCCACTAGTTGCTAGTAGAgattgccaaaagtatttgacCACCCATCCAAATGATCAAAATCAGGTGTTCCAATAACTTCCAAAGTAAGCACCTAGACATGtagactgtttttaaaaacatttgtgaaatgaTGGGTTGCTATCAGGAACTCACTTAATTTCAGAGTGGAACTGTGATAGGATGTGCAAtaagtggtttttttttcatgtcctGGATGGCTGAGAACCTATAAATAAGTACAAATTAAGTATTTGGGAAGTATCATAACTTAAACGTAAGGCTGAGCACCAGAGTTttatagaaacattttcaattttattttgtggttttaaaggttGTACACTGAAgatgataataaataaagacatactttattttctattacTATCAGCTTCAATAACCCCTCTGCTCTCGGCTCACATACGGAGCTGTCGGCTAGTGGTAACACTCAGCCCCTCCAGTTTCAAACTCTTTTTATTACAGTAAGAGTTAGAGagctaaatataattgaaatatTGGCCACATTCAATAGAAAAAGAAGCTAAGTCTATGAAATCAATGTAGCCAGTTTTGATTTAAGGCATAACAATGCAGTTTATCAAGATTCAGCCGAAGTAATGAAATGAACAAACTGTGGTCTGATTTTTGTTAGTGTGTTTCTTCCtattgagcagtgaaagtaaataaaaagtgttacatgtcttttgctttaagtatttacttactggagggtTTTTTGATTGTTCTGCAGAGCTGTTACACGCAgtctttttaaatgtcttttaaataGTCTATTGCTGTTTCAACATACAAATATACACATCTTACATATTATTATAAATTGCCCTGCTCAGCTGCACATTTTTCAAACTGATTATGCTGTTTTTAGTAAATGTACAGCATTGTTATTCCTCTATTGTAAATGTGTCCTTACTCTACAGTCtcctattatttttgtttttacctttatCTTGAATATCTGATTTTTCCATTTACCTTAAACTTGTTGCTGGTAAACCTGAACTCCCTGCTGTGGAAAAATGAAAGATGTTTCTGTTCTGATCCGTTCTTCAGGTGACAAGTGTTGATTTTTATTACTCATGTAACGGAATAAG
Proteins encoded:
- the LOC114149763 gene encoding NACHT, LRR and PYD domains-containing protein 12-like isoform X2, with product MSKDDFIDFKSSGSPPSERIHQRLKPEPEPSCVSFKSDRSKEDFIDFKSPGSPPSERVDQQSSEFASGPSAQQHQTKLDSIFMLLENNIVTFVKNELKKIQKVLNPDYPECSESQREDDEVLEGDDEEQTRISREAVMKITLNFLRRMKKEELADCLQIKHLAAVCHHQLKSALKKKFQSVFEGIAKAGSPTLLNQIYTELYITEGGTGGVNDEHEFRQIETASRKTHRPETTIRQEDIFKVPPGRDQPIRTVMTKGVAGIGKTVLTQKFTLDWAEGKAHQNIQFIFPFTFRELNVLKEKKFSLVELVHHFFSETKEICSFEHFQVLFIFDGLDESRLPLDFHNKEILTDATESTSVDVLLTNLIRGKLLPSALLWITTRPAAANQIPPQCVGMVTEVRGFNDPQKEEYFRKRFRDEEQASRIISHMKTSRSLHIMCHIPVFCWITATVLEDVLETREGGELPSTLTEMYIFFLVVQTKVMKVKYDEGAETDPHWSPESRKMIESLGKLAFDQLQKGNLIFYESDLTECGIDIRAASVYSGVFTEIFKEERGLYQDKVFCFIHLSVQEFLAALHVHLTFINSGVNLMEENTPSYFSTFNRSNINYLHQRAVNQALQSPNGHLDLFLRFLLGVSLQSNQRLLKGLLTQTGNRSQTNQETVQYIKEKIRENGFAEKSINLFHCLNELNDRSLVESLSSGSLSTDKLSPAQWSALGFILLSSGKDLDVFDLKKYSASEEVLLRLLPVVKASNKALLSDCNLSERSCEALSSVLSSQSSSLRELDLSNNNLQDSGVKLLSAGLKSRNCNLETLSLSGCLVSEEGCASLASALTSNPSHLKELDLSYNHPGDSGVKLLSAGLKDPHWRLEALRLSDCNLSERSCEALSSVLSSQSSSLRELDLSNNNLQDSGVKLLSAGLKSPNCNLETLRLSGCNLSERSCKALSSVLSSQSSRLRELDLSNNNLQDSGVKLLSAGLKRPNCNLETLSLSGCLVSEKGCASLASALTSNPSHLKELDLSYNHPGDSGVKLLWAGLKDPHWRLEALRVEPAGVPFLTPGLRKYSCQLTIDTNTVSREIKLSEDNRKVTHLEELQSYPDHPDRFDVWPQLLCRTGLTGRCYWEVEWRGRVDISVSYRRIRRKGDCRDCVFGWNDHSWSLICCDVDGYSVRHNERVTRLSSSSVSNRVAVYVDCPAGILSFYRVSSDSLILLHTFDTTFTEPLIPGFWFSSVSSVFLC
- the LOC114149763 gene encoding NLR family CARD domain-containing protein 3-like isoform X1; the encoded protein is MSKDDFIDFKSSGSPPSERIHQRLKPEPEPSCVSFKSDRSKEDFIDFKSPGSPPSERVDQQSSEFASGPSAQQHQTKLDSIFMLLENNIVTFVKNELKKIQKVLNPDYPECSESQREDDEVLEGDDEEQTRISREAVMKITLNFLRRMKKEELADCLQIKHLAAVCHHQLKSALKKKFQSVFEGIAKAGSPTLLNQIYTELYITEGGTGGVNDEHEFRQIETASRKTHRPETTIRQEDIFKVPPGRDQPIRTVMTKGVAGIGKTVLTQKFTLDWAEGKAHQNIQFIFPFTFRELNVLKEKKFSLVELVHHFFSETKEICSFEHFQVLFIFDGLDESRLPLDFHNKEILTDATESTSVDVLLTNLIRGKLLPSALLWITTRPAAANQIPPQCVGMVTEVRGFNDPQKEEYFRKRFRDEEQASRIISHMKTSRSLHIMCHIPVFCWITATVLEDVLETREGGELPSTLTEMYIFFLVVQTKVMKVKYDEGAETDPHWSPESRKMIESLGKLAFDQLQKGNLIFYESDLTECGIDIRAASVYSGVFTEIFKEERGLYQDKVFCFIHLSVQEFLAALHVHLTFINSGVNLMEENTPSYFSTFNRSNINYLHQRAVNQALQSPNGHLDLFLRFLLGVSLQSNQRLLKGLLTQTGNRSQTNQETVQYIKEKIRENGFAEKSINLFHCLNELNDRSLVESLSSGSLSTDKLSPAQWSALGFILLSSGKDLDVFDLKKYSASEEVLLRLLPVVKASNKALLSDCNLSERSCEALSSVLSSQSSSLRELDLSNNNLQDSGVKLLSAGLKSRNCNLETLRLSDCNLSERSCEALSSVLSSQSSSLRELDLSNNNLQDSGVKLLSAGLKSPNCNLETLSLSGCLVSEKGCASLASALTSNPSHLKELDLSYNHPGDSGVKLLWAGLKDPHWRLEALRVEPAGVPFLTPGLRKYSCQLTIDTNTVSREIKLSEDNRKVTHLEELQSYPDHPDRFDVWPQLLCRTGLTGRCYWEVEWRGRVDISVSYRRIRRKGDCRDCVFGWNDHSWSLICCDVDGYSVRHNERVTRLSSSSVSNRVAVYVDCPAGILSFYRVSSDSLILLHTFDTTFTEPLIPGFWFSSVSSVFLC